Proteins from a single region of Ziziphus jujuba cultivar Dongzao chromosome 1, ASM3175591v1:
- the LOC107411809 gene encoding serine/threonine-protein kinase-like protein ACR4 produces the protein MNHNKQIAYVFALSLFSTSLAVLVIVLILVIVCKKKPIESHETLPVKACAHVYPLTNIDAATDGFNRLRIIGEGRLGTVYAAVMEGGTAGGGELVAVKRIHPRLVLSNAGFGFSTILKSLSLAQHPNIVPIIGYSEAPGERIIVMELVGMVSLDFYLHQNPDGGSLLDWTKRFRIAAGAARGLEYLHEGVAPNIVHGCLKPSNIMIDVKFCARICDYGLSFMAPRETRGLVGYMDDEYWSERRGGACKESDVYGFGVVLLELLSGRQCEQGLLVKWALPLIKQMRFDELLDPRLVVPCDIKHIVRLAKVASACVGNSRKSRPCIGQVVAILNTLEIEVCS, from the coding sequence ATGAACCACAACAAACAGATTGCTTATGTTTTCGCTCTGTCCCTCTTTTCCACATCACTTGCTGTTCTGGTTATAGTCCTCATCCTCGTCATCGTATGCAAAAAGAAACCGATTGAATCCCATGAAACCCTTCCGGTCAAGGCTTGTGCTCATGTATATCCGTTGACCAACATCGACGCTGCCACCGACGGTTTCAACCGCCTGAGAATCATTGGCGAAGGCCGGCTTGGAACAGTCTACGCCGCCGTAATGGAAGGAGGAACAGCCGGCGGTGGTGAACTTGTAGCGGTTAAACGGATTCATCCTCGGCTTGTCTTGAGCAATGCCGGTTTTGGGTTCTCTACAATACTTAAATCGCTGTCTTTGGCTCAACATCCTAATATAGTACCGATCATAGGTTATTCGGAAGCGCCGGGTGAGAGAATCATAGTTATGGAGCTTGTTGGGATGGTGAGCTTGGACTTCTATTTGCATCAAAACCCAGATGGTGGTTCACTATTGGATTGGACTAAGCGTTTTCGGATCGCGGCCGGAGCGGCGAGAGGGCTCGAGTACTTGCATGAAGGTGTGGCACCAAATATAGTTCATGGTTGTTTGAAGCCTTCAAACATTATGATTGATGTGAAATTTTGTGCTAGGATTTGTGATTATGGTCTATCTTTTATGGCACCTAGAGAGACGAGAGGGCTAGTGGGGTATATGGATGATGAGTATTGGAGTGAAAGAAGGGGTGGTGCTTGCAAGGAAAGCGATGTTTATGGATTTGGTGTGGTTTTGTTGGAGCTTTTGAGTGGTAGGCAATGTGAACAAGGTTTGCTTGTGAAATGGGCATTGCCTTTGATCAAACAAATGAGGTTTGATGAGCTTTTAGACCCTAGACTTGTTGTTCCTTGTGATATTAAACATATTGTTAGGTTGGCTAAAGTTGCTTCCGCTTGTGTTGGTAATTCAAGAAAGAGTAGGCCTTGTATTGGTCAAGTAGTAGccattttgaacactttggagATCGAGGTATGTTcttga
- the LOC107411970 gene encoding NAC domain-containing protein 73 — MTWCNDSDDERAIQIITTTSNDASVTISQTKNDEFRTVTCPSCGHHIEFQDQAGIHDLPGLPAGVKFDPTDQEILEHLEAKVLSDRRKLHPLIDEFIPTLEGENGICYTHPEKLPGVSKDGQIRHFFHRPSKAYTTGTRKRRKVNTDEDGSETRWHKTGKTRPVFLGGEVKGFKKILVLYTNYGRQRKPEKTNWVMHQYHLGSNEEEKDGELVVSKVFYQTQPRQCGSSIKDSFEKSINIPSSHHHHHIPKKANLMEYYNPPPPPPLNNPQNFINYDHHQIQGVHNRESPPQLIPNLVVQGDGSSFIRLTAEASKGKLERKQ, encoded by the exons ATGACATGGTGTAATGACTCAGACGACGAAAGGGCTATTCAGATTATCACAACAACCTCAAACGATGCAAGTGTCACGATTTCGCAGACCAAAAATGACGAATTTCGGACCGTAACATGTCCATCTTGTGGTCACCATATAGAGTTCCAAGACCAg GCGGGAATACATGATTTGCCAGGTCTACCAGCTGGTGTGAAGTTTGATCCGACTGACCAAGAAATTCTTGAACATTTAGAGGCAAAAGTGCTTTCTGATAGAAGAAAACTTCATCCCCTTATAGATGAATTCATACCAACTTTGGAGGGAGAGAATGGAATTTGCTACACTCACCCTGAAAAGCTACCag GAGTAAGCAAAGATGGACAAATTCGCCATTTCTTTCATCGACCATCCAAGGCATACACAACGGGAACAAGGAAAAGGAGAAAGGTTAACACCGATGAAGATGGAAGCGAGACAAGATGGCACAAAACGGGCAAGACGAGGCCGGTATTCCTTGGTGGCGAAGTAAAGGGATTCAAAAAGATCCTAGTCCTATACACCAACTATGGTAGGCAAAGAAAGCCAGAGAAGACAAACTGGGTTATGCACCAATACCATCTTGGCagcaatgaagaagaaaaggatgGAGAATTGGTAGTTTCAAAGGTTTTCTACCAAACACAGCCTAGACAGTGTGGATCAAGTATCAAAGATTCATTTGAAAAAAGTATCAACATACCAAGtagtcatcatcatcatcatataccAAAGAAGGCAAACCTGATGGAATATTAtaatcctcctcctcctcctcctcttaaTAATCctcaaaatttcattaattatgatCATCATCAAATTCAAGGGGTCCATAATAGAGAAAGCCCACCACAGTTGATTCCAAATTTGGTTGTCCAAGGTGATGGGTCTTCGTTTATTCGATTAACCGCAGAAGCAAGCAAAGGAAAGCTTGAGAGAAAACAGTGA
- the LOC107411955 gene encoding uncharacterized protein LOC107411955 isoform X1 has protein sequence MMKFFRGKDNSPDVSPHSLSSSPSPSSSYTSVTGPARPLRLVYCDEKGKFRMDPEAVASLQLVKGPIGVVSVCGRARQGKSFILNQLLGRSSGFQVASTHRPCTKGLWLWSAPLKRTALDGTEYNLLLLDSEGIDAYDQTGTYSTQIFSLAVLLSSMFIYNQMGGIDEAALDRLSLVTQMTRHIRVRAGGRSSASELGQFSPIFVWLLRDFYLDLVEDNRRITPRDYLELALRPVQGGGKDIAAKNEIRDSIRALFPDRECFTLVRPLNNENDLQRLDQISLDKLRPEFRSGLDALTKFVFERTRPKQVGATIMTGPVLVGIIESYLEALNNGAVPSISSSWQSVEETECRRAYDTASEVYMSAFDRSKPPEEAALREAHEEAVQKSLATFNAAAVGLGSARKKYEGLLQKFFKKALEDYKRNAYMEAELRCSNAIQSMERKLRTACHATDANIDAVVKVLDDLISEYEASCHGPGKWHKLAMFMQKSLEGPILDLVKQLINQVGSEKNSLLLKCRSIEDKLGLLNKQLEGSEKSKSEYLKRYEDAISDKKKLADEYMSRITNLQSNCSSLGERCSSLLKTLDSTKQESSEWKRKYDQVLSKQKAEEDQASSEIAVLKSRSSAAEARLAAAREQAQSAQEEAEEWKRKYDIAFREAKAALEKAAIVQERTTKETQKREDAIREEFANTLAEKDEEIKDRTAKIEYAEQCLATLKLELKAAKSKVDSYDAEISTMKLEVKELSEKFEAANARAHSFEREKKILEQEKIYLEQKYLSESKRFEEVQERCKIAEKEATRATEIADKARIQSDTAQKEKGEMQRLAMERLAQIERAERYIENLQREKKDLGDDVERVRVSEMEALSKVALLEARVEEREREIESLLKSNNEQRASTVKALQDLLDTERAAHADANNRAEALSLQLQATQSKLDSLQQELTSVRLNETALDSKLKTASHGKRSRVDDYEMGVESVQDMDMNDKVLRGNKRSRSTTSPPKHTQTGDGGSIFRADDENHSQQTNQEDYTKFTVQKLKQELTKHNFGGELLQLRNPNKKEILALYEKCVLQKS, from the exons ATGATGAAATTTTTCAGAGGAAAAGACAATTCCCCAGATGTTTCACCCCACTCCTTGTCTTCGTCACCGTCGCCGTCGTCGTCGTATACGTCGGTGACCGGTCCGGCCCGGCCACTCCGACTTGTCTACTGCGATGAGAAAGGGAAGTTTCGGATGGATCCTGAAGCGGTTGCTTCGCTTCAGCTCGTGAAGGGACCCATTGGTGTGGTCTCCGTCTGTGGTCGTGCTCGCCAAGGCAAGAGCTTCATTCTGAACCAG CTCCTTGGGAGGAGTAGTGGATTTCAAGTAGCATCAACTCATCGGCCTTGTACCAAAGGGCTTTGGTTGTGGAGTGCGCCCTTGAAGAGAACTGCTCTTGATGGAACAGAGTACAATCTTTTACTGTTAGACAGTGAAGGAATAGATGCTTATGATCAAACG GGAACATATAGcacacaaatattttccttggcTGTCCTCTTGTCCAGCATGTTCATTTATAACCAG ATGGGTGGCATAGATGAAGCTGCATTGGATCGTCTTTCTCTTGTCACTCAAATGACCAGACATATCCGTGTTAGAGCAGGAGGAAGAAGTTCAGCTTCTGAACTTGGGCAGTTCTCCCCGATCTTTGTGTGGCTTCTAAGG gatttttatttggatttggTAGAGGATAATAGGAGGATAACTCCCCGTGACTATCTAGAGCTTGCTTTGAGGCCAGTTCAAGGTGGTGGAAAAGACATAGCTGCCAAAAATGAG ATTCGCGACTCCATTCGAGCTCTTTTTCCAGATAGAGAATGCTTCACCCTTGTACGGCCATTGAACAACGAAAATGATCTGCAGAGACTCGATCAAATATCT TTGGACAAATTAAGGCCCGAATTTAGATCTGGACTGGATGCTTTAACAAAGTTTGTTTTTGAAAGAACAAGACCCAAGCAGGTTGGGGCAACCATAATGACTGGTCCAGTTCTTGTTGGCATCATTGAGTCTTATCTAGAGGCTCTTAATAATGGTGCTGTTCCTTCAATTTCCTCTTCATGGCAG AGTGTTGAAGAAACTGAGTGTCGAAGAGCATATGATACTGCATCTGAGGTTTATATGTCTGCTTTTGACCGTTCGAAGCCTCCAGAGGAA GCTGCATTGAGGGAAGCGCATGAAGAAGCAGTTCAAAAATCGCTGGCTACATTTAATGCTGCTGCTGTAGGGCTTGGTTCAGCTAGGAAGAAATATGAGGGGCTTTTGCAAAAATTCTTCAAAAAGGCACTTGAG GATTATAAGAGGAATGCGTATATGGAGGCAGAGCTGCGATGTTCAAATGCCATTCAAAGCATGGAAAGGAAGCTGAGAACAGCTTGTCATGCCACTGATGCTAATATTGATGCTGTTGTGAAG gTCCTTGATGATCTTATATCTGAGTATGAGGCATCATGTCATGGGCCAGGAAAATGGCATAAACTGGCTATGTTCATGCAAAAGAG TTTGGAGGGCCCCATACTTGACCTTGTTAAGCAACTAATTAATCAAGTTGGATCAGAGAAGAATTCCCTCTTGTTGAAATGTCGCTCAATTGAAGATAAGTTGGGGTTGCTTAACAAGCAGCTAGAAGGTAGTGAGAAGTCTAAGTCTGAATATCTGAAGCGTTATGAGGATGCTATCAGTGACAAGAAGAAGCTAGCTGATGAATATATGAGCCGCATAACAAACTTACAGAGTAATTGCAGTTCACTTGGTGAGAGATGTTCTAGCTTATTAAAAACATTGGATTCTACAAAGCAAGAATCTTcagaatggaaaagaaaatacgACCAGGTCCTATCCAAGCAGAAAGCTGAGGAAGACCAAGCTAGTTCTGAAATTGCGGTCCTCAAGTCTCGAAGCAGTGCTGCTGAAGCAAGGCTAGCTGCAGCTCGGGAACAAGCACAGTCTGCTCAAGAGGAGGCAGAGGAATGGAAGAGGAAGTATGACATTGCTTTCAGAGAAGCAAAAGCTGCCCTTGAAAAGGCTGCAATTGTCCAAGAACGCACAACCAAGGAAACACAAAAGAGAGAAGATGCTATTCGGGAAGAATTTGCAAACACTTTGGCCGAGAAG GATGAAGAAATAAAGGATAGAACAGCAAAGATTGAATATGCTGAGCAATGCTTGGCTACTCTTAAGTTGGAGTTGAAG GCTGCCAAATCAAAAGTTGATAGTTATGATGCTGAAATATCTACAATGAAGCTCGAAGTTAAAGAGTTAAGTGAGAAATTTGAAGCTGCAAATGCTAGGGCCCACTcatttgagagagagaaaaagatattGGAGCAGGAGAAGATCTATCTGGAGCAGAAGTACCTATCTGAGAGCAAGAGGTTCGAGGAAGTCCAGGAGAGGTGCAAAATAGCAGAAAAGGAAGCTACAAGAGCAACTGAAATTGCTGATAAAGCACGGATTCAATCAGACACTGCTCAAAAGGAAAAAGGGGAGATGCAGAGGTTGGCAATGGAAAGACTGGCTCAAATTGAGAGGGCTGAGAGGTATATCGAGAATcttcaaagagagaaaaaagatttGGGGGATGATGTAGAGAGAGTTCGTGTATCAGAGATGGAAGCTCTTTCAAAAGTTGCTCTACTTGAGGCAAGAgttgaagaaagagaaagagaaatagagTCATTGTTGAAATCAAACAATGAGCAGAGAGCTAGTACAGTGAAAGCCCTTCAGGATCTTTTGGACACTGAACGTGCAGCACATGCAGATGCAAACAACAGGGCAGAAGCCCTCTCTCTTCAGCTACAAGCCACACAGTCAAAACTTGACTCCCTACAGCAGGAATTGACTTCTGTTAGACTGAATGAAACAGCATTGGATAGTAAGCTCAAGACTGCTTCACATGGAAAACGATCAAGGGTTGACGATTATGAAATGGGTGTCGAATCTGTTCAAGACATGGATATGAATGACAAAGTTTTAAGAGGAAATAAAAGGTCCAGAAGCACGACTAGCCCTCCAAAGCACACACAGACAGGAGATGGGGGTTCCATATTCAGGGCTGATGATGAGAACCATAGTCAGCAAACTAATCAGGAGGACTACACAAAATTCACAGTTCAGAAACTGAAGCAAGAACTGACAAAACATAACTTTGGTGGTGAGCTACTGCAGTTGAGGAATCCCAACAAAAAGGAGATCCTTGCTCTGTATGAAAAGTGCGTCTTACAGAAATCATGA
- the LOC107411955 gene encoding uncharacterized protein LOC107411955 isoform X2, with protein MFIYNQMGGIDEAALDRLSLVTQMTRHIRVRAGGRSSASELGQFSPIFVWLLRDFYLDLVEDNRRITPRDYLELALRPVQGGGKDIAAKNEIRDSIRALFPDRECFTLVRPLNNENDLQRLDQISLDKLRPEFRSGLDALTKFVFERTRPKQVGATIMTGPVLVGIIESYLEALNNGAVPSISSSWQSVEETECRRAYDTASEVYMSAFDRSKPPEEAALREAHEEAVQKSLATFNAAAVGLGSARKKYEGLLQKFFKKALEDYKRNAYMEAELRCSNAIQSMERKLRTACHATDANIDAVVKVLDDLISEYEASCHGPGKWHKLAMFMQKSLEGPILDLVKQLINQVGSEKNSLLLKCRSIEDKLGLLNKQLEGSEKSKSEYLKRYEDAISDKKKLADEYMSRITNLQSNCSSLGERCSSLLKTLDSTKQESSEWKRKYDQVLSKQKAEEDQASSEIAVLKSRSSAAEARLAAAREQAQSAQEEAEEWKRKYDIAFREAKAALEKAAIVQERTTKETQKREDAIREEFANTLAEKDEEIKDRTAKIEYAEQCLATLKLELKAAKSKVDSYDAEISTMKLEVKELSEKFEAANARAHSFEREKKILEQEKIYLEQKYLSESKRFEEVQERCKIAEKEATRATEIADKARIQSDTAQKEKGEMQRLAMERLAQIERAERYIENLQREKKDLGDDVERVRVSEMEALSKVALLEARVEEREREIESLLKSNNEQRASTVKALQDLLDTERAAHADANNRAEALSLQLQATQSKLDSLQQELTSVRLNETALDSKLKTASHGKRSRVDDYEMGVESVQDMDMNDKVLRGNKRSRSTTSPPKHTQTGDGGSIFRADDENHSQQTNQEDYTKFTVQKLKQELTKHNFGGELLQLRNPNKKEILALYEKCVLQKS; from the exons ATGTTCATTTATAACCAG ATGGGTGGCATAGATGAAGCTGCATTGGATCGTCTTTCTCTTGTCACTCAAATGACCAGACATATCCGTGTTAGAGCAGGAGGAAGAAGTTCAGCTTCTGAACTTGGGCAGTTCTCCCCGATCTTTGTGTGGCTTCTAAGG gatttttatttggatttggTAGAGGATAATAGGAGGATAACTCCCCGTGACTATCTAGAGCTTGCTTTGAGGCCAGTTCAAGGTGGTGGAAAAGACATAGCTGCCAAAAATGAG ATTCGCGACTCCATTCGAGCTCTTTTTCCAGATAGAGAATGCTTCACCCTTGTACGGCCATTGAACAACGAAAATGATCTGCAGAGACTCGATCAAATATCT TTGGACAAATTAAGGCCCGAATTTAGATCTGGACTGGATGCTTTAACAAAGTTTGTTTTTGAAAGAACAAGACCCAAGCAGGTTGGGGCAACCATAATGACTGGTCCAGTTCTTGTTGGCATCATTGAGTCTTATCTAGAGGCTCTTAATAATGGTGCTGTTCCTTCAATTTCCTCTTCATGGCAG AGTGTTGAAGAAACTGAGTGTCGAAGAGCATATGATACTGCATCTGAGGTTTATATGTCTGCTTTTGACCGTTCGAAGCCTCCAGAGGAA GCTGCATTGAGGGAAGCGCATGAAGAAGCAGTTCAAAAATCGCTGGCTACATTTAATGCTGCTGCTGTAGGGCTTGGTTCAGCTAGGAAGAAATATGAGGGGCTTTTGCAAAAATTCTTCAAAAAGGCACTTGAG GATTATAAGAGGAATGCGTATATGGAGGCAGAGCTGCGATGTTCAAATGCCATTCAAAGCATGGAAAGGAAGCTGAGAACAGCTTGTCATGCCACTGATGCTAATATTGATGCTGTTGTGAAG gTCCTTGATGATCTTATATCTGAGTATGAGGCATCATGTCATGGGCCAGGAAAATGGCATAAACTGGCTATGTTCATGCAAAAGAG TTTGGAGGGCCCCATACTTGACCTTGTTAAGCAACTAATTAATCAAGTTGGATCAGAGAAGAATTCCCTCTTGTTGAAATGTCGCTCAATTGAAGATAAGTTGGGGTTGCTTAACAAGCAGCTAGAAGGTAGTGAGAAGTCTAAGTCTGAATATCTGAAGCGTTATGAGGATGCTATCAGTGACAAGAAGAAGCTAGCTGATGAATATATGAGCCGCATAACAAACTTACAGAGTAATTGCAGTTCACTTGGTGAGAGATGTTCTAGCTTATTAAAAACATTGGATTCTACAAAGCAAGAATCTTcagaatggaaaagaaaatacgACCAGGTCCTATCCAAGCAGAAAGCTGAGGAAGACCAAGCTAGTTCTGAAATTGCGGTCCTCAAGTCTCGAAGCAGTGCTGCTGAAGCAAGGCTAGCTGCAGCTCGGGAACAAGCACAGTCTGCTCAAGAGGAGGCAGAGGAATGGAAGAGGAAGTATGACATTGCTTTCAGAGAAGCAAAAGCTGCCCTTGAAAAGGCTGCAATTGTCCAAGAACGCACAACCAAGGAAACACAAAAGAGAGAAGATGCTATTCGGGAAGAATTTGCAAACACTTTGGCCGAGAAG GATGAAGAAATAAAGGATAGAACAGCAAAGATTGAATATGCTGAGCAATGCTTGGCTACTCTTAAGTTGGAGTTGAAG GCTGCCAAATCAAAAGTTGATAGTTATGATGCTGAAATATCTACAATGAAGCTCGAAGTTAAAGAGTTAAGTGAGAAATTTGAAGCTGCAAATGCTAGGGCCCACTcatttgagagagagaaaaagatattGGAGCAGGAGAAGATCTATCTGGAGCAGAAGTACCTATCTGAGAGCAAGAGGTTCGAGGAAGTCCAGGAGAGGTGCAAAATAGCAGAAAAGGAAGCTACAAGAGCAACTGAAATTGCTGATAAAGCACGGATTCAATCAGACACTGCTCAAAAGGAAAAAGGGGAGATGCAGAGGTTGGCAATGGAAAGACTGGCTCAAATTGAGAGGGCTGAGAGGTATATCGAGAATcttcaaagagagaaaaaagatttGGGGGATGATGTAGAGAGAGTTCGTGTATCAGAGATGGAAGCTCTTTCAAAAGTTGCTCTACTTGAGGCAAGAgttgaagaaagagaaagagaaatagagTCATTGTTGAAATCAAACAATGAGCAGAGAGCTAGTACAGTGAAAGCCCTTCAGGATCTTTTGGACACTGAACGTGCAGCACATGCAGATGCAAACAACAGGGCAGAAGCCCTCTCTCTTCAGCTACAAGCCACACAGTCAAAACTTGACTCCCTACAGCAGGAATTGACTTCTGTTAGACTGAATGAAACAGCATTGGATAGTAAGCTCAAGACTGCTTCACATGGAAAACGATCAAGGGTTGACGATTATGAAATGGGTGTCGAATCTGTTCAAGACATGGATATGAATGACAAAGTTTTAAGAGGAAATAAAAGGTCCAGAAGCACGACTAGCCCTCCAAAGCACACACAGACAGGAGATGGGGGTTCCATATTCAGGGCTGATGATGAGAACCATAGTCAGCAAACTAATCAGGAGGACTACACAAAATTCACAGTTCAGAAACTGAAGCAAGAACTGACAAAACATAACTTTGGTGGTGAGCTACTGCAGTTGAGGAATCCCAACAAAAAGGAGATCCTTGCTCTGTATGAAAAGTGCGTCTTACAGAAATCATGA
- the LOC107411855 gene encoding glutaredoxin-C9 has product MQHAIPYRTWVLDNPATHRNAPETDPTDGPSSSAVIGGGDARSVQRMVSENAVVVFGKSGCCMCHVVKRLLLGHGVNPAVFEVDEVGEANVVDQLSDITGGEAKEDGRFQFPVVFVGGKVFGGLESVMASHISGELVPILKQAGALWL; this is encoded by the coding sequence ATGCAACATGCAATTCCTTACAGAACATGGGTTCTGGATAACCCGGCAACCCATCGGAATGCCCCGGAAACCGACCCGACCGATGGACCGTCTTCGTCCGCCGTAATTGGTGGTGGCGATGCAAGAAGCGTTCAGAGAATGGTGTCAGAGAATGCTGTGGTAGTGTTTGGAAAAAGCGGGTGCTGCATGTGCCACGTGGTCAAGCGGTTGTTGTTGGGTCACGGTGTGAACCCGGCGGTTTTCGAGGTCGACGAGGTCGGTGAAGCCAACGTTGTCGACCAGCTGTCGGATATCACCGGAGGAGAAGCCAAAGAAGACGGTCGCTTTCAGTTTCCGGTGGTGTTTGTCGGCGGGAAGGTGTTTGGTGGGTTAGAAAGTGTTATGGCTAGTCATATTTCAGGTGAATTGGTACCCATATTGAAACAAGCTGGAGCTTTGTGGCTTTGA